One region of Sulfuriroseicoccus oceanibius genomic DNA includes:
- a CDS encoding FtsW/RodA/SpoVE family cell cycle protein: protein MNRKYSLYLLIFAMVILISIGLVMLASTSAYATDGMAQNYKGLRQQGMWLGLGIGVCVVMAMIDYHQLKRWFWPIFIGTCVLLALCYVPGIGREINGERRWIDAGLVGLSWLRFQPSELGKVVTIIAVAFYFDRLAEMNGNLMKNAKPLEKKFLPGFVYPGVLAAVPALLILFEKDLGSAATLFAVVLAMLFIAGSNWFWLSSVFVAGAGALAAMVIMIPNRARRFLAIADLEAFKADEGLQQWRALLALGSGGVWGLGLGNGREKMFYMPYAHTDFIFPMIGEELGAIGTLSVVFMFVLFTVAAFAIAMNAPDRFGMLLGSGIAALIAIEAALNIGVTTATLPNTGLPLPFVSYGGSSMLCTLMAVGILINIYRQGIDPTEPDPKKVTVRRKRVTPRV, encoded by the coding sequence ATGAACCGGAAGTACAGTCTGTACCTGCTCATCTTCGCGATGGTGATTCTGATCTCGATCGGGCTCGTGATGCTCGCGAGTACCAGCGCGTATGCCACAGACGGCATGGCTCAGAACTACAAAGGGCTGCGCCAGCAGGGCATGTGGCTGGGGTTGGGCATCGGCGTCTGTGTTGTGATGGCGATGATCGACTACCACCAACTGAAGAGGTGGTTCTGGCCGATCTTCATCGGAACCTGTGTGTTGCTGGCGCTGTGCTATGTGCCGGGGATCGGAAGAGAGATCAACGGTGAAAGGCGCTGGATCGATGCGGGGCTCGTCGGACTGTCATGGCTGCGCTTCCAGCCGTCCGAGTTGGGCAAGGTAGTGACGATTATAGCCGTTGCGTTCTACTTCGACCGGCTGGCCGAGATGAATGGCAACTTGATGAAGAATGCCAAGCCATTGGAGAAGAAGTTTCTCCCAGGTTTTGTCTACCCCGGTGTGTTGGCTGCGGTTCCCGCGTTGTTGATCTTGTTCGAAAAGGACCTCGGTTCGGCGGCAACTTTGTTTGCGGTGGTGTTGGCGATGTTGTTTATCGCGGGTAGCAACTGGTTCTGGCTTAGCAGTGTGTTTGTGGCGGGCGCCGGGGCCTTGGCGGCCATGGTGATCATGATCCCCAACCGAGCACGCCGCTTCCTGGCAATCGCGGATCTGGAAGCCTTCAAGGCAGATGAGGGACTGCAGCAATGGCGGGCGTTGCTAGCACTTGGCTCCGGCGGGGTGTGGGGGCTCGGCTTGGGTAATGGCCGCGAGAAGATGTTCTACATGCCGTATGCCCATACCGACTTCATTTTCCCGATGATTGGCGAGGAACTCGGCGCGATTGGTACGCTGTCGGTTGTCTTTATGTTTGTTCTCTTCACTGTGGCTGCCTTTGCCATCGCGATGAACGCACCTGACCGCTTTGGTATGCTTTTGGGCTCAGGCATTGCCGCGCTGATCGCAATCGAAGCCGCTCTCAACATCGGCGTGACCACCGCGACGCTGCCGAACACAGGCTTGCCTCTGCCCTTCGTGAGTTACGGTGGATCGAGCATGCTGTGCACGCTGATGGCGGTAGGAATTCTGATCAACATCTACCGCCAGGGTATCGACCCCACAGAGCCCGATCCGAAGAAAGTGACCGTCCGCCGCAAAAGGGTCACGCCCCGTGTGTAG
- a CDS encoding LysM peptidoglycan-binding domain-containing protein — translation MSRTYTQRTRKAPARRGRETGLLKLEAKTKKTHRLSATATEEHDWGSDVPSIKLSTAFFVILALHVALVTGVMVFKRYGGAVEGEGAVVVDAKEQVQSGSSSASSGAASQVETVPAPAPRSVDHIPHSVRPYETLDSIAQEYSVSVAAIRELNGIGIDQPLQRGAQLMIPRREIRAVSPKEAPVTKPVVAEEKPAAVSQPERQVEVRRPKPVSRRPQAVASKSNATKSHTVSKGETLWAISQRYGVTPDQIMKANGIKDARFLRAGAVIKIPQS, via the coding sequence ATGAGCCGAACCTACACTCAGAGAACGCGTAAAGCACCGGCCCGGCGCGGCCGTGAGACAGGCTTGCTGAAACTCGAAGCCAAAACGAAGAAGACCCATCGGTTGTCCGCTACCGCGACCGAAGAACATGACTGGGGCAGTGATGTGCCTAGCATCAAGTTGTCCACGGCCTTCTTCGTAATCCTTGCCCTGCACGTGGCGTTGGTCACAGGGGTGATGGTGTTCAAACGCTATGGTGGAGCTGTCGAAGGCGAAGGCGCCGTCGTGGTGGACGCGAAAGAGCAGGTTCAATCTGGAAGTTCATCAGCTTCGTCCGGGGCTGCGTCGCAGGTTGAAACAGTGCCCGCTCCAGCTCCGCGTTCGGTTGATCACATTCCGCACAGCGTGCGTCCTTACGAGACGCTTGATTCTATTGCCCAGGAGTATTCCGTATCGGTAGCGGCGATCCGCGAGCTCAATGGCATCGGGATTGACCAGCCGTTGCAACGGGGGGCTCAGTTGATGATTCCACGCCGCGAGATCCGTGCGGTGTCGCCCAAAGAGGCACCTGTGACCAAGCCGGTGGTTGCCGAAGAGAAACCTGCTGCGGTCAGCCAGCCGGAGCGTCAGGTCGAAGTGCGCCGACCAAAACCGGTGAGTCGTCGTCCGCAAGCGGTCGCCTCCAAGTCGAACGCGACCAAAAGCCACACTGTCAGCAAGGGAGAAACCCTCTGGGCCATCTCCCAGCGCTATGGCGTGACTCCGGATCAGATCATGAAGGCCAATGGGATCAAGGATGCCCGATTCCTGCGTGCCGGAGCGGTGATTAAGATCCCGCAAAGTTAA
- the murD gene encoding UDP-N-acetylmuramoyl-L-alanine--D-glutamate ligase, with translation MNLENQDVVVLGAGRSGFAAARLAASRGASVVVLDTASGDQAAAIEKRAADQLPANCTLVTGDAAENYDVDHALLVTSPGIRLDKGWGMKVASRASLVMGEIELAWRFLPPHVKVVGITGTNGKTTTTSMVGAMARANGLVAVEAGNIGLPLAEVVLDHPDVQLVALELSSFQLETIIDFRPDVVVWVNFAPDHLDRYMSLEDYRLAKERIFENLGDGDPVVAPVSEADDLPLRDLALTSFTVTPGHATDADITVDAEGTLAIRGRKAANVNDWNVRGRHNYANAAAALGACLALGLDEAHCFEAMMSFTGHPHRFEVVATIDGITYVNDSKSTNIHSLDAALHAEASKVVLIAGGKQKGLDFSVLKPLVHNRARGVVAIGEIRDELARIWQDDVPVVTAQSLDEAVAEASQMAGDQGLVLFSPGTSSFDMFSNYEERGEAFRRVVLNRAAAIGSSNGGNAAVSIN, from the coding sequence ATGAACCTTGAAAACCAAGATGTCGTCGTGCTCGGGGCCGGGCGTAGTGGCTTTGCTGCTGCCCGCCTTGCTGCGTCCCGTGGCGCGTCCGTGGTGGTTCTTGACACCGCGAGCGGTGACCAGGCGGCTGCAATTGAGAAGCGCGCCGCTGATCAGTTGCCCGCCAATTGCACGCTGGTAACCGGCGACGCTGCGGAAAATTACGATGTCGATCACGCATTGCTGGTGACGAGCCCTGGCATCCGTCTCGACAAAGGATGGGGCATGAAAGTGGCATCTCGCGCATCGCTGGTGATGGGCGAAATCGAGCTCGCCTGGCGCTTCTTGCCTCCGCACGTCAAAGTAGTGGGCATCACCGGAACCAACGGCAAAACCACGACGACCTCGATGGTCGGTGCCATGGCGCGTGCGAATGGCCTGGTCGCCGTGGAAGCGGGAAACATCGGTCTGCCTCTGGCTGAGGTGGTGCTCGATCATCCGGATGTTCAGTTGGTGGCGTTGGAGCTTTCGTCGTTCCAACTGGAGACGATTATCGATTTCCGTCCGGACGTGGTGGTTTGGGTTAACTTTGCCCCGGATCATCTCGACCGCTACATGTCGCTCGAGGACTACCGGCTCGCCAAGGAGCGCATCTTTGAAAACCTGGGCGACGGCGATCCAGTCGTGGCACCGGTCTCCGAAGCCGATGACTTGCCGCTGCGGGATCTCGCGCTCACTTCGTTCACAGTCACTCCTGGCCACGCAACGGATGCCGACATCACCGTCGACGCTGAGGGGACGCTCGCGATCCGCGGGCGCAAGGCGGCTAACGTGAACGATTGGAATGTGCGCGGACGCCACAACTACGCCAATGCGGCGGCAGCCTTGGGGGCGTGCCTGGCACTTGGGCTGGACGAAGCGCATTGCTTCGAGGCGATGATGTCATTCACCGGTCACCCACACCGCTTTGAAGTGGTGGCGACCATCGATGGCATCACCTACGTCAACGATTCCAAGTCCACTAATATCCACTCGCTCGATGCCGCTCTGCACGCCGAGGCGTCCAAGGTTGTGTTGATCGCCGGAGGAAAGCAGAAGGGACTCGATTTCAGTGTGCTCAAGCCTTTGGTCCATAACCGTGCACGTGGCGTGGTGGCGATCGGTGAGATCCGCGACGAACTGGCCCGCATTTGGCAAGACGACGTGCCGGTGGTGACCGCGCAAAGTCTCGACGAGGCCGTTGCCGAGGCATCGCAAATGGCTGGCGATCAAGGGCTGGTCCTGTTTTCACCAGGCACATCCTCATTCGACATGTTCTCCAACTACGAGGAGCGGGGCGAAGCATTCCGTCGCGTGGTCCTCAACCGTGCTGCTGCTATCGGCAGTTCCAACGGTGGCAACGCCGCCGTCTCCATCAACTAA
- the mraY gene encoding phospho-N-acetylmuramoyl-pentapeptide-transferase: protein MLYFLHQLDDYFGPMRVFESISFRASMAFLTCFLLSLLVGERVIRKLISMKVGQPIRTAEEVHKLHELHGGKAGTPTMGGVLIIGTLLLSAALWCRLDNPFIQALIVVTVTTGALGFSDDYLKVKRRKSEGLSARAKLLGQVLSAAVVGGFLAFSPATGEFIRALHVPFFDEPVLADMGWLAIPFFAIVIVGASNAVNLTDGLDGLAAGCTITSVSTFGLLAYISATAPIAKHLLIPTHPGLGEVAIFCSALVGSAAGFLWFNAHPARVFMGDTGSLAIGGILGTIAIVCRQEFLLVVIGGVFVLEAVSVILQVGSFKLTGKRIFRMAPIHHHFELKGWHENQVITRFWVLSAILAVIGIATLKIR from the coding sequence ATGCTGTATTTCCTCCACCAACTTGATGACTACTTCGGCCCGATGCGGGTCTTTGAATCGATTTCGTTCCGCGCCTCGATGGCGTTTCTTACCTGCTTTTTGTTGAGCCTTTTGGTGGGCGAGCGGGTGATCCGCAAGCTGATTTCGATGAAGGTGGGCCAGCCCATCCGCACCGCCGAGGAAGTGCATAAGTTGCACGAGCTTCACGGTGGTAAGGCGGGCACGCCGACTATGGGCGGGGTGTTGATCATTGGGACTTTGTTGTTGTCGGCGGCGTTGTGGTGCCGGCTCGACAATCCGTTTATCCAAGCGCTGATTGTGGTGACCGTGACGACCGGGGCGTTGGGCTTTTCCGATGACTACCTCAAGGTGAAGCGGCGCAAATCCGAAGGGCTGAGCGCACGAGCCAAGTTGCTTGGCCAGGTGCTTTCCGCTGCCGTGGTGGGGGGCTTCCTCGCGTTTTCTCCAGCAACGGGTGAGTTCATCCGTGCGTTGCACGTGCCGTTTTTCGATGAGCCGGTGCTCGCCGACATGGGGTGGCTGGCGATTCCATTCTTCGCGATTGTAATTGTGGGCGCCTCCAATGCGGTGAACCTGACCGACGGCTTGGACGGGTTGGCAGCGGGGTGCACCATCACCAGTGTGTCGACATTCGGGTTGCTGGCGTACATCAGTGCCACCGCGCCCATTGCCAAGCACTTGTTGATTCCGACGCACCCGGGACTGGGAGAAGTGGCGATTTTCTGTTCCGCTCTGGTTGGCTCTGCTGCGGGCTTTTTGTGGTTCAACGCACACCCGGCGCGTGTCTTTATGGGCGACACCGGGTCGTTGGCGATTGGCGGGATTTTGGGCACGATCGCGATTGTCTGCCGTCAGGAGTTTTTGCTCGTGGTAATTGGCGGGGTGTTCGTGCTGGAGGCGGTGTCCGTGATTCTGCAGGTGGGTTCGTTCAAGCTCACCGGCAAGCGCATCTTCCGCATGGCTCCTATCCACCACCATTTCGAACTCAAGGGCTGGCACGAGAACCAAGTGATCACCCGCTTCTGGGTGCTTTCGGCTATTCTCGCTGTGATCGGCATCGCCACTCTCAAGATCCGATAA
- a CDS encoding UDP-N-acetylmuramoyl-tripeptide--D-alanyl-D-alanine ligase — MKLTPVDEIVTLSGGRLACGDKETICRGLSFDSRTCEPGDVFVALVAERDGHDFISTALGRGAVACLVSRDDVVDEISEAGAAAVLVDDTLEALHRWAAGYRKLLNPTVIAVTGSNGKTSTKDLIRSVLGERFVVGATRGNFNNHIGLPASILGLSGRESHAVLEIGMNHAGEIAPLAKIAAPDISVVTNIGVAHIEFLGSREAIAEEKGELVTALDGDGVAVINANDDFADTLAFRCDGQVVRAGIDRGDVRAENLKPLGARTEFDLVSPDGERRSVSMPIPGRHMVGNAVLAAAVGFTCGLTMDEVVAGIESVALTSGRLGADDADGVVVIDDSYNANPDSMIAALDVLATWPGAKRRFAALGAMGELGEFSDSGHQSVGAHAASLDLDGLVVVGDGAQKIVEAASGAAFPVEFFPSIDAAADALRAFAYQPGDVVLVKGSRSSRMEALIEPIRA; from the coding sequence ATGAAACTAACCCCAGTAGATGAGATTGTGACCTTGAGCGGCGGCCGATTGGCATGCGGTGACAAGGAGACGATCTGTCGTGGCCTGAGTTTCGACTCGCGCACCTGTGAGCCGGGCGATGTGTTTGTCGCATTGGTGGCGGAGCGTGACGGTCACGACTTCATCTCGACCGCACTCGGTCGTGGGGCGGTGGCGTGTTTGGTTTCGCGTGATGATGTGGTCGATGAGATCTCCGAGGCCGGAGCCGCGGCGGTTTTGGTCGATGATACGTTGGAGGCATTGCACCGCTGGGCGGCCGGCTACCGAAAGCTGCTCAACCCTACAGTGATCGCCGTGACGGGGAGTAACGGCAAGACCAGCACCAAGGATTTGATCCGCTCGGTGCTCGGAGAACGTTTCGTCGTCGGTGCGACACGCGGAAACTTCAACAACCACATCGGACTGCCAGCGAGCATCCTCGGACTTTCCGGACGCGAGAGCCACGCGGTGCTCGAAATCGGAATGAACCATGCTGGCGAGATTGCTCCGTTGGCAAAAATTGCCGCACCGGATATCTCCGTGGTGACGAACATCGGCGTCGCTCACATCGAGTTTCTCGGGTCGCGCGAGGCGATTGCCGAAGAAAAGGGCGAGCTGGTGACCGCATTGGATGGCGACGGAGTGGCGGTCATCAACGCCAACGATGATTTTGCCGATACGCTCGCCTTCCGCTGTGACGGTCAGGTGGTGCGTGCAGGCATCGACCGTGGCGACGTGCGGGCAGAGAACTTGAAGCCACTGGGCGCGCGAACCGAGTTTGACCTGGTGTCACCTGATGGCGAGCGGCGCAGTGTGTCGATGCCGATTCCCGGGCGTCACATGGTGGGCAACGCAGTGCTTGCCGCTGCGGTAGGCTTTACTTGTGGATTGACCATGGATGAAGTGGTTGCGGGCATCGAGTCCGTAGCGTTGACCAGTGGGCGCTTGGGGGCGGATGACGCTGACGGCGTGGTCGTGATCGACGACTCGTACAATGCGAACCCAGACTCCATGATCGCCGCGCTGGATGTGCTGGCAACTTGGCCGGGCGCCAAACGGCGCTTTGCCGCTCTCGGTGCGATGGGCGAGCTCGGTGAGTTTTCCGATAGTGGCCACCAATCGGTGGGAGCACACGCCGCATCGCTGGATCTCGACGGCCTGGTGGTTGTCGGTGACGGCGCGCAAAAGATTGTCGAGGCAGCCTCGGGCGCTGCCTTCCCCGTTGAATTTTTCCCCTCCATCGACGCCGCGGCTGATGCTCTGCGGGCGTTTGCCTACCAGCCGGGCGATGTCGTGCTGGTCAAGGGCAGCCGTTCCAGCCGCATGGAGGCATTGATCGAGCCAATCAGAGCCTAG
- a CDS encoding UDP-N-acetylmuramoyl-L-alanyl-D-glutamate--2,6-diaminopimelate ligase — MKLSELLQQIDYVDATLAGDPEIKGVTYDSRQVEPGFVFVAMQGATVDGRDFIPAAVKAGAVAIVAEGVVETGDSAVAGVQVKDGRKALADVAAAYYDNPSKHLRVVGITGTNGKTTTAFVCKHVMANAWHRAGLIGTLGADDGTGMAAGERTTPESSDVHGLLSRMVDNGCRGAAMEVSSHALVQHRVGKVEFDVGVFMNLTRDHLDFHKTMDDYYRAKLSLGTHMARQRGSKKPVMVINVDDVHGQKMARALEDEVTVVTFGFSATADFRATSADLGMRGTSFKMKAKGREYLVRTPLIGRFNVYNCLAALAAADSMGMNFREAISALASVPQVSGRLESVLDNRPYRVFVDYAHTPDALENVLSTLKGLNPGRLITVVGCGGDRDRMKRPMMARAASQWSDIVLLTSDNPRSEEPEVIIDEMARGVVQANFKKIVDRREAIKTAVAAAKPNDIVLIAGKGHETYQEVKGERFPFSDRAEVLAADRLRE; from the coding sequence ATGAAACTGTCAGAACTTCTCCAACAAATTGATTACGTGGACGCCACGCTTGCGGGTGATCCCGAGATCAAGGGGGTGACCTATGATTCGCGCCAGGTCGAACCTGGGTTTGTGTTTGTTGCCATGCAGGGGGCGACAGTGGATGGCCGTGACTTCATTCCGGCTGCGGTAAAGGCAGGCGCGGTGGCCATCGTTGCCGAAGGCGTGGTGGAAACCGGTGACTCGGCGGTGGCCGGAGTCCAAGTGAAAGACGGGCGCAAGGCATTGGCTGATGTTGCGGCCGCCTATTACGACAATCCATCGAAGCATTTGCGCGTGGTAGGTATTACCGGCACCAACGGCAAGACGACCACGGCCTTCGTGTGCAAGCACGTGATGGCCAATGCCTGGCATCGCGCCGGGTTGATCGGCACCCTTGGGGCGGACGATGGCACCGGGATGGCAGCCGGCGAACGGACGACGCCCGAGTCGTCTGACGTTCACGGATTGCTCTCGCGTATGGTCGACAATGGCTGCCGTGGGGCTGCGATGGAAGTATCGTCTCACGCGTTGGTCCAGCACCGTGTGGGCAAGGTGGAGTTTGACGTGGGGGTCTTCATGAACCTGACCCGCGACCATCTCGACTTCCATAAGACGATGGATGATTACTATCGCGCGAAGTTGTCACTTGGAACGCATATGGCGCGCCAGCGTGGCAGCAAGAAGCCGGTGATGGTGATCAACGTGGACGATGTACACGGCCAGAAGATGGCACGTGCGTTGGAAGATGAAGTGACCGTGGTGACCTTCGGCTTCAGTGCAACGGCGGATTTCCGTGCGACGAGCGCGGACCTCGGTATGCGCGGCACGTCGTTCAAGATGAAAGCCAAGGGGCGCGAGTACTTGGTCCGCACCCCATTGATCGGGCGATTCAATGTTTACAACTGCCTGGCCGCGCTGGCTGCGGCGGACAGCATGGGCATGAACTTCCGTGAGGCGATCTCAGCCTTGGCGAGCGTGCCTCAGGTGTCGGGTCGATTGGAGAGTGTGTTGGATAACCGCCCATACCGTGTGTTCGTCGATTACGCCCACACGCCGGATGCGCTCGAGAATGTGCTGTCCACGCTTAAAGGTTTGAACCCTGGTCGATTGATCACCGTGGTCGGTTGTGGCGGGGATCGCGACCGGATGAAGCGGCCAATGATGGCGCGGGCCGCCAGCCAGTGGAGTGACATTGTGTTGCTCACCTCTGACAACCCACGCAGCGAGGAGCCGGAAGTGATAATCGACGAGATGGCTCGCGGTGTGGTGCAGGCGAACTTTAAGAAGATCGTGGACCGTCGCGAAGCCATTAAGACCGCAGTAGCTGCCGCCAAGCCGAACGACATCGTGTTGATTGCAGGAAAAGGTCACGAGACCTACCAAGAGGTGAAAGGCGAGCGGTTCCCATTCTCGGATCGTGCCGAAGTGCTCGCTGCTGATCGTTTGCGCGAGTAG
- a CDS encoding peptidoglycan D,D-transpeptidase FtsI family protein, translating to MNDLKKRAVFLTLVLVLALSGLSTRLLFVQVFQHEHWSEIAEKDYERKVIVPTERGVIYDRNDHQLVYNRPVRKVVADWYQLSDYRVMVSGVAKAKGMDRDAVIEEYGTRDEAVDVLFPEYLDHVARTLAPSLGMEESELRGMLRFDKRREVVIARSLNKAQADDLKQLLREQSITGIRMENGEERYYPSGKSLCHVLGYVNHELKGQEGIERTCDEVLSGEEGYRYIQVDRRGNEIAEYRGETKDAVKGESVKLTVDLSLQVIVEEELQRAQEEFRADRFMAVLIEPFSGDVVAMATTPGFDPNTREGERKNNVLTDVYEPGSTFKLLAIAGALNEKVVTPRTSIFCHHGYYRSGKLRIRDHHPYGDLTVSEVMMKSSNIGTYKVASMLGMNRFYDYVDKFGFGRSTGIELSAEASGSVRKTGNLIDFSRLSYGYAVATTPLQVAMAYAAVANGGNLMRPRLIDSYIDADGEVIRQTKPQVIERVISERTASQMRAILQTVVTKKGTAKRAAIPGYNVAGKTGTTKKLNMETGRYYDKRYITSFCGFAPAEDPRMVCIVVADNPRPRDDIPAYGGTVAAPVFARIMQRVLTYCDVPPTLPVDGQVPAGVATR from the coding sequence ATGAATGATCTGAAGAAGCGTGCGGTCTTCCTGACTTTGGTGCTGGTATTGGCACTGAGTGGGTTGTCGACGCGTCTTCTGTTCGTTCAGGTTTTCCAGCACGAGCACTGGTCCGAGATTGCGGAGAAGGACTATGAGCGCAAGGTCATCGTGCCGACCGAGCGCGGTGTGATTTACGACCGCAATGACCATCAGTTGGTGTACAACCGACCGGTGCGCAAAGTGGTGGCCGACTGGTATCAACTGTCGGATTACCGCGTGATGGTGAGTGGTGTCGCGAAAGCCAAGGGAATGGATCGCGATGCGGTGATTGAGGAGTATGGCACCCGCGACGAGGCGGTGGATGTCTTGTTTCCCGAGTATCTGGACCATGTGGCGCGCACTTTGGCTCCGTCGTTGGGGATGGAAGAATCCGAGTTGCGGGGGATGCTGCGTTTCGACAAGCGTCGTGAGGTGGTGATCGCCAGGTCGCTGAACAAAGCGCAGGCCGATGATCTGAAGCAGCTTTTGAGGGAACAGAGTATCACCGGGATCCGCATGGAGAATGGTGAGGAGCGCTATTACCCGTCCGGCAAATCACTCTGCCACGTGCTCGGTTATGTGAACCACGAGCTCAAAGGGCAGGAGGGGATCGAGCGGACGTGCGACGAGGTGCTTTCCGGCGAAGAGGGCTACCGCTATATTCAAGTGGATCGGCGTGGCAATGAAATTGCCGAGTACCGCGGTGAGACCAAGGACGCGGTAAAGGGTGAAAGCGTGAAGTTGACCGTGGATCTTTCGCTGCAGGTGATTGTTGAAGAGGAGTTGCAGCGTGCACAGGAGGAGTTCCGCGCCGATCGTTTCATGGCGGTGTTGATCGAGCCGTTCAGCGGGGATGTGGTCGCGATGGCGACCACGCCGGGCTTCGACCCGAACACACGCGAAGGTGAGCGTAAGAACAACGTGCTGACGGATGTGTACGAGCCTGGCTCGACGTTCAAGTTGCTGGCGATTGCTGGTGCGTTGAATGAGAAGGTGGTCACCCCGCGGACGTCGATCTTTTGCCATCATGGGTATTACCGCAGCGGAAAGCTGAGAATAAGAGACCACCATCCCTACGGAGATTTGACGGTTTCCGAGGTGATGATGAAATCGAGCAACATCGGCACTTACAAGGTGGCGTCGATGTTGGGCATGAATCGATTCTACGATTACGTCGATAAGTTCGGCTTCGGGCGCAGCACGGGGATTGAACTCAGTGCGGAGGCATCGGGCTCGGTGCGTAAGACGGGCAACTTGATCGACTTTTCGCGATTGTCCTATGGCTATGCGGTGGCGACCACGCCGTTGCAGGTGGCGATGGCCTACGCGGCGGTGGCCAATGGAGGCAACCTGATGCGCCCGCGCTTGATTGACTCTTACATCGATGCGGATGGCGAAGTGATCCGGCAGACCAAGCCGCAGGTGATCGAGCGGGTCATTTCCGAGCGCACGGCATCCCAGATGCGGGCGATCTTGCAGACCGTGGTGACCAAGAAAGGGACGGCGAAGCGTGCGGCGATTCCGGGCTACAACGTGGCAGGCAAAACCGGGACGACCAAGAAGCTCAACATGGAGACCGGTCGCTATTATGATAAACGCTATATAACATCGTTCTGCGGGTTTGCTCCGGCGGAAGATCCGCGCATGGTCTGCATCGTCGTCGCAGACAATCCGCGCCCCCGGGATGATATTCCAGCGTATGGAGGCACGGTCGCCGCGCCCGTATTTGCCCGTATCATGCAGAGGGTGCTGACTTATTGTGATGTGCCGCCGACGCTTCCGGTGGATGGCCAGGTGCCCGCAGGGGTTGCGACCCGCTGA
- the rsmH gene encoding 16S rRNA (cytosine(1402)-N(4))-methyltransferase RsmH yields the protein MNFWSAVGAGRGRSWAADPTAVASESSDAGDITPMGDYHAPVMPDECIAALQPAEGKVIADLTLGGGGHTERLLEAGATVYGFDQDLEAIQFASERLARFGSRFIPVHSNFCGIERELTLRGVEHLDGVLIDLGVSSRQLDAPERGFSFMREGPLDMRMDANDPTMQTAADLVNTWEAEELARIFFQYGEEKFSRKIAREIVSYRSLHPFQTTLELADLIERVVPKRGPKHPATRVFQALRIAVNHEMSVLEQTLDALPRMLGDGGRLAIITFHSLEDRMVKLDFRKRSQEMLDHESWPEPRPNPDYAYRLVKRKPLLPTDEEIRVNPRSRSAKVRVAERLPRK from the coding sequence ATGAATTTTTGGAGTGCCGTGGGAGCGGGGCGTGGTCGCAGTTGGGCTGCCGATCCGACCGCCGTGGCCAGCGAGTCTTCGGATGCGGGCGACATCACGCCGATGGGGGATTATCATGCGCCGGTGATGCCTGACGAGTGTATCGCCGCGCTTCAGCCGGCCGAGGGAAAGGTGATTGCTGATCTGACCTTGGGTGGCGGAGGTCACACCGAGCGGTTATTGGAAGCAGGGGCGACGGTGTATGGTTTCGACCAGGATCTCGAGGCGATTCAATTTGCGTCCGAGCGCTTGGCCCGGTTTGGTAGTCGGTTCATTCCGGTGCACTCCAACTTTTGTGGGATCGAGCGCGAGTTGACCTTGCGTGGGGTCGAGCATTTGGATGGCGTGTTGATCGACCTTGGGGTGAGTTCGCGCCAGCTGGATGCTCCCGAGCGTGGCTTTTCGTTCATGCGTGAGGGGCCGTTGGACATGCGCATGGATGCCAACGATCCGACGATGCAAACTGCAGCCGATTTGGTGAACACATGGGAGGCAGAGGAGCTGGCGCGTATTTTCTTCCAGTACGGCGAGGAGAAGTTCTCGCGCAAGATCGCTCGTGAGATCGTCTCGTACCGCTCACTTCATCCCTTCCAGACGACCTTGGAGTTGGCTGATTTGATCGAGCGCGTGGTGCCGAAGCGTGGGCCGAAGCATCCGGCGACGCGGGTTTTCCAAGCGCTGCGCATTGCAGTGAACCATGAGATGAGTGTGCTCGAGCAGACGCTGGATGCACTGCCCCGCATGCTTGGCGACGGCGGGCGCCTGGCCATCATTACATTCCACTCGCTTGAGGACCGGATGGTGAAGCTCGACTTCCGCAAACGTTCGCAGGAAATGCTCGACCATGAGAGCTGGCCCGAGCCGCGCCCGAACCCGGACTACGCCTACCGCTTGGTAAAGCGCAAGCCGCTCCTTCCAACCGACGAAGAAATTCGCGTCAACCCACGCTCGCGTAGCGCCAAGGTGCGTGTTGCCGAGCGTCTGCCCCGCAAGTAA
- a CDS encoding division/cell wall cluster transcriptional repressor MraZ, translating into MEQRAVNRFSGDYPRTLDDKNRVTVPSCWRSSEVPSLYAIQRKGDDGNYLVLMPKDEFDRLGDDSVKNLSAKEAQRFRRMFFAMAKECPIDKSGRVLLPQGMVGVLGDDRDVVLLGVGARIEVWNAANWTKLVEDESASFDAMADSLGI; encoded by the coding sequence TTGGAGCAAAGAGCCGTCAACCGTTTCAGCGGGGACTACCCGCGAACACTCGATGATAAGAATCGAGTGACGGTTCCGTCGTGCTGGCGCAGTAGCGAGGTTCCTTCGTTGTATGCCATTCAGCGTAAAGGGGATGACGGGAATTACCTGGTGTTGATGCCCAAGGACGAGTTCGACCGATTGGGTGATGACTCGGTTAAGAATTTGTCAGCGAAGGAAGCGCAGCGTTTCCGACGCATGTTTTTCGCCATGGCGAAGGAGTGCCCGATCGACAAGTCAGGTCGGGTTCTTTTGCCGCAGGGGATGGTTGGCGTGTTAGGCGACGACCGCGACGTGGTGCTTCTCGGAGTGGGAGCGCGCATCGAGGTTTGGAATGCGGCCAACTGGACCAAGTTGGTTGAGGACGAATCCGCTTCGTTCGATGCCATGGCCGACTCCCTTGGAATCTGA